The sequence below is a genomic window from Ciceribacter thiooxidans.
CCATGGCGCGGTAGGAGCATGCCTCCGGCGGCAGCCAGAGATCGGCAATCTCCGGAAACTGGCGTTTGACGAGCGGCAGGAAGATCTCGCTCATCGCATCGCCGAGCACGGACGGCTCGTCGGGCGGTCGGCCGGTATAGGTCGAGAGATAGACCGGGTTGCGGCGCGTGGTGATCGCCGAAAGGGTCATGACCGGGAAGCGCTCGACGCTGTTGTAATAGCCGGTATGGTCGCCGTAAGGCCCCTCCTCCGCCGTCTCGCTTGCGGACACCGTGCCTTCGAGCACAATCTCGGCATTGGCCGGGACGGAGAGCGGGACGGTCACGGCGGGGGCGAGTTCGGACCGCCGGCCCTTCAGGAGGCCCGCAAAATTCATCTCGCTCATGCCCTCCGGCAGCGGCATGACGGCGGCGAGGATCGTCGCCGGATCGGCACCGATCGCGACCGTGACCGGCATATCCTGCCCGAGCTTCTGCCACATGCGATGGTGGCGGGCGCCGCCGCGATGGGCGAGCCAGCGCATGATCAGGCGTTGCCCGTCGAGGACCTGCATGCGGTAGATGCCGACATTGACGTCGGTCGGATCGTCCGGCGCCCGGGTAATGACGAGCGGCCAGGTGACGAGCGGCGCCGGCTCGCCCGGCCAGCACCACTGGACCGGCAGGCGCCCGAGATTGATCTCCTCCCCCCGCCAGACGACGTCCTGCACCGGCGGACGGCTGACGTTGCGCGGACGCATGGACAGCGCGGCCCTCAGGAGCGGCAGCTTGCCCCAGGCATCGCGCATGGATTTCGGAGGACGCGGATCGCGCAGGTCTGCGAGCATGTCGGCCAGCCGCGGCAGGCCGCCGTTCTCCAGCCCGAAGCCCCATTCGATTCGCTCCCGGGTGCCGAAAAGATTCGCAAGAAGCGGGACATCGCAAACCTTGCCAGCCGCATCGACGGGTTTTTCGAAGAGCAGCGCGGGGCCGCCGGCCTCCAGCGTCCGTCGATGGATTTCGGTGATCTCGTGAACGAGCGACACAGGCCTTTCCACCCGCTTCAGGCGGCCGCGGCGCTCGAGTTCGCCCACAAAATGCTGGAGATCGGAGAAACGGCGGATGGCCGGAGGAGCTTGGGTCATCCCGCCTCTGTGACCGAGGAAAACCTGCATGTCTTTGCGCTGGCTCAAATGACCGCACCCTCGATGCCGTTAGCATGGCGCGACCTCCCCTTTCGAAAGGTGCTCCTGATGCGTGTTCCGCCTGCCCTCGCCGATCCACTTGGCGTCATTCCGGTGTTCATGATCGAACGTGCGGCGAGACTGGCCTTCACCCGTGTCCTGAAAGCCCATCCAGGTCTCTTCGAGAGGCTCGGCGACTATCGCCAGAAGCGCTACGGCTTCGTGCCGGACGACCTGCCGATCGGCTTTCTCGTCGAGCCCTCCCGCCTCTCGCTCACCGTCGTGCGCAAGCCGAAGCTGCCGGATGCCGACGCCGCCGTCCAGGGACCGCTCTTTGTGCTTCTGGCGCTGCTCGAAGGTCGCTGCGACGCGGACGCGCTGTTCTTCTCCCGCGACCTGACCGTCACCGGTGACATGGAGGCGATGCTGGCCCTCAGAAACGCACTCGACGACAGCAATATCGACTTGCCGAAGGATATCGGTCGGGCTTCCGGCCCCTTTGCGCCGCTCGTCAGCAGGACGCTCTCCTATGTCCGCTCCCGCGCGCTTACCGGGGAGGCCGGCCAATGGAACTGATCTGCCCGGCGGGAACGCCCGCCGCCTTCCGCGAGGCGGTCAACGCCGGCGCGGACGCCGTCTATTGCGGCTTCCGGGACGAGACCAACGCCCGCAATTTTCCCGGCCTTAACTTCACGCCCGCAGAACTCGGCGAGGCGATCACCTTCGCCAAACGCAAGGGCGTCATGACCTTCGTGGCGCTCAATACCTTCATGCGGGCCGGCGCCGAAGACATTTGGTACAAGGCGGCCGACGAGGCCATCCGGCTCGGCGCCGATGCGCTGATCCTCGCCGATTTCGGCCTCATGGCCTACGTCGCGGAAAAGCACCCCGATCAGCGCCTGCATGTCTCGGTGCAGGCCTCCGCCTCCAACGCCGACGCTATCAACTTCCTGGTCGACGCCTTCAACGCGAAACGCGTGGTGCTGCCGCGCACGCTGACGATTGCCGACATCGCCCGGCTGGCGCCGCAGATCCGCTGCGAGATCGAAGTCTTCGTCTTCGGCGGCCTCTGCGTCATGGCCGAGGGACGGTGCTCGCTCTCCTCCTATGCCACCGGCAAGTCGCCGAATATGAACGGCGTGTGCTCGCCGGCAAGTCACGTGCGCTACCGCCAGGACGGCGCCGACCTCGTCTCCGAGCTCGGCGAATATACGATCAACCGCTTCCCGGCCGGCGAGGCCGCGGGCTATCCGACGCTCTGCAAGGGGCGTTTCGAAACGGGCGGCGACAGTGGTTACGCCTTCGAGGACCCGGTCTCGCTCGACGTCATGGATCACCTCGACGCACTTCGGGCGGCGGGCGTCTGCGCGCTCAAGGTCGAGGGGCGGCAACGCGGCAAGGCCTATGTCGCCGAGGTGGTCTCGACCTTACGCCAGGCGCTTTCGGCCGATGCGGCGGCACGGCCGGCGTTGCTCTCCCGCCTCAGGCTCCTCAGCGAAGGCCAGAAGACGACGTCCGGCGCCTACGAAAAGCGCTGGAGATAACAAGGACATGACCATGGTTTCAGCCAATCCGGCACTGGTGCTCGGGCCCGTTCTCTATCTCTGGGACGGCCCCAAGTGGCGCGACTTCTATTTCCGCATCGCCGACGAGGCACCCGTCGGCGAGGTGGTGATCGGCGAGACGGTCTGCTCGAAGCGCCTGCATTTCACCGAGCCACATCTCGCCGAGGTGGTGGAGCGGCTGGAGGCGGCGGGCAAGTCCGTCCGGCTCTCGACGCTGGCGCTGGTGACGATCGAGCGCGAGGCGCAGCACGTCCGCAATCTCATCCGCGACAGCGCGCATGTCGTCGAGGCGAACGACCTTTCGGCGCTCGGACTCCTGGCCGGCAAGCGGCACACGGTCGGGCCGCTGATCAACGTCTACAACGCCGCAACGGCAAAGCTTCTCGCCGGCCGCGGGGCGAGTTCGATCTGCCTGCCGCCGGAACTTTCGATGGCGTCCGTTGCCGAGATCACGGCGGGCGCTCCCGGTATCGCCTTCGAAGTCTTCGCCTTCGGCCGCATTCCGCTGGCGATCTCCGCACGCTGTGCGCATGCGCGTGCCAAGGGCCAGATCAAGGACAACTGCCAGTTCGTCTGCGGCGAGGAGCCGGACGGAATGCCTGTCCGCACGCTCGACCGGCAGTCCTTCCTGGCGCTCAACGGTGTCCAGACCGTCTCCCACACCTGCCAGGCCCTGGTCGGCGAACTGCCGGACCTCGTCGCCGCCGGCGTTTCACGCTTCCGCCTCTCGCCGCAGGACTGCGACATGGCGGCGATCGCGCGGGTCTACGAGGACGCGCTCGCCGAACGGATCGATGCGGAGGAGGCGGTCGCCCGGATCGGGGCAATCTATCCCGACGTGCCGCTCTCAAACGGCTTCCATCACGCGCGGGAGGGGGCCGCCTGGGTCGCACGGGCCCGCAACACAGCCCACGGAGCGCAGGCATGACGCGGGACACGTTGACCGTCATCGACAACGCCTCGCCCACCGCGGGGCACCGACGCGGTCTTCGCGAGGCGATCGGCCAGGTGCGCACGGTGGTCATGAACACGGCGCTCGATTGCGCCTGCCGCGAGAAGGTGGAAAGCGCACTGACGCGAATGGAACAGATGGAACGGAGAAAGGAGCAGAAACGTCTGCTCACCGCCGCCCATGACCAGCAACACAAGATCGCGGCTTTGCTCGGCCTGCTCTACGACTTCGACACGATCACCGGGGCCGATCCGGACCCGAGCCTGCTCGCCGAAGCGAGCCTGCTCTTCGACGATATCGCGGCCGCCGCCGCAGACGGCGCCGCCCGCTTGCGCGAACTTCTGAACGCTGAAGACGGCATCGCCCCGCCGGCAAGCGGCGAGGCGTAACAGGGAACCGTATCTCCCGGATGCTCCACCGGGCGAACGAACGTCCGCCCGGTGGTCGGAAATTCTCGTTACATGCCGAGGAAACGCGGCAGGAAGAGCGAGATTTCCGGGATGTAGGTCACCGCGAGCAGGAAGGCCAGCATGGTGAGCAGCCAGGGCATGACGGCAACCGTCAGCTCGGTGATGCCCATCTTGGTTATGCCGGAGGCCACGTAGAGGTTGAGGCCAACGGGCGGGTGGCACATGCCGACTTCCATGTTGACCACGATCATGATGCCGAAATGCACCGGATCGATACCGAGACGCACGGCGACCGGGAAGAGGATCGGCGCCATGATCAGCACGATCGATGACGGCTCCATGAAGTTGCCGGCGGCGAGCAGCAGGATGTTGACGGCGATCAGGAACATCCACCAGTTCAGGCCCGAGTTCACCATCCACTCGCCGAGCGCCTGCGGAATGTTCTCGTGCGTCATGAGGAACGAGAACAGCACGGCGTTGGTGATGATGTAGAGCAGCATCGCCGACATGTTGGCGGAGGACAGCAGCACCCGCGGAATGTCCGAGAGCTTCAGGTCCTTGTAGACGAAGACGGCGATGAAGAAGGCGTAGACGGCGCTCATCGCCGCGGCTTCGGTCGGGGTGAAGACACCGGTGTAGATGCCACCGATGACGATGATGATCAGCAGCA
It includes:
- a CDS encoding UbiD family decarboxylase, with product MTQAPPAIRRFSDLQHFVGELERRGRLKRVERPVSLVHEITEIHRRTLEAGGPALLFEKPVDAAGKVCDVPLLANLFGTRERIEWGFGLENGGLPRLADMLADLRDPRPPKSMRDAWGKLPLLRAALSMRPRNVSRPPVQDVVWRGEEINLGRLPVQWCWPGEPAPLVTWPLVITRAPDDPTDVNVGIYRMQVLDGQRLIMRWLAHRGGARHHRMWQKLGQDMPVTVAIGADPATILAAVMPLPEGMSEMNFAGLLKGRRSELAPAVTVPLSVPANAEIVLEGTVSASETAEEGPYGDHTGYYNSVERFPVMTLSAITTRRNPVYLSTYTGRPPDEPSVLGDAMSEIFLPLVKRQFPEIADLWLPPEACSYRAMVVAIDKRYPGQARRVMMGLWSMLPQFSYTKLIIAVDPDINVRSWPDIVWALSTRFDASRDVTVIADTPIDYLDFASPKPGLGGKLGLDATTKIGAESEREWGRVLKMSPEVTAKVDALWADLGIGEAP
- the ubiT gene encoding ubiquinone anaerobic biosynthesis accessory factor UbiT, which codes for MMRVPPALADPLGVIPVFMIERAARLAFTRVLKAHPGLFERLGDYRQKRYGFVPDDLPIGFLVEPSRLSLTVVRKPKLPDADAAVQGPLFVLLALLEGRCDADALFFSRDLTVTGDMEAMLALRNALDDSNIDLPKDIGRASGPFAPLVSRTLSYVRSRALTGEAGQWN
- the ubiU gene encoding ubiquinone anaerobic biosynthesis protein UbiU codes for the protein MELICPAGTPAAFREAVNAGADAVYCGFRDETNARNFPGLNFTPAELGEAITFAKRKGVMTFVALNTFMRAGAEDIWYKAADEAIRLGADALILADFGLMAYVAEKHPDQRLHVSVQASASNADAINFLVDAFNAKRVVLPRTLTIADIARLAPQIRCEIEVFVFGGLCVMAEGRCSLSSYATGKSPNMNGVCSPASHVRYRQDGADLVSELGEYTINRFPAGEAAGYPTLCKGRFETGGDSGYAFEDPVSLDVMDHLDALRAAGVCALKVEGRQRGKAYVAEVVSTLRQALSADAAARPALLSRLRLLSEGQKTTSGAYEKRWR
- the ubiV gene encoding ubiquinone anaerobic biosynthesis protein UbiV, which encodes MVSANPALVLGPVLYLWDGPKWRDFYFRIADEAPVGEVVIGETVCSKRLHFTEPHLAEVVERLEAAGKSVRLSTLALVTIEREAQHVRNLIRDSAHVVEANDLSALGLLAGKRHTVGPLINVYNAATAKLLAGRGASSICLPPELSMASVAEITAGAPGIAFEVFAFGRIPLAISARCAHARAKGQIKDNCQFVCGEEPDGMPVRTLDRQSFLALNGVQTVSHTCQALVGELPDLVAAGVSRFRLSPQDCDMAAIARVYEDALAERIDAEEAVARIGAIYPDVPLSNGFHHAREGAAWVARARNTAHGAQA